The genomic interval CTGGTGTTGACCCATctgcagcttcagttccagaTGAGTGTGGTGTTGACCCACTTGCAGCATCACAGGATCCTCCTGTTCCCCCGTCAGCTTCTATTCCCAGCACCTCAGAGGCTCGTGATCCAGTATACCCTGCCATTTTGGCAAGGTTGGAGACTGTGGAGAGGGGGCAAATTGCTTTGAGGGAAGGGCAGGCCGCTCTGCTAAGAGGACAAAAAGCGATTATGGATCAGTTGAAGACCATAATGACGCTCCTGCAAGATCCTGGAAGGCCGGCAGCAGATTCACAGCCACAGCCACAGCCACAGCCACACACTGTAAGAGAGGCTCGACCACCGAAGATGACTTCATTCTCCCAAATGATTACAAACCGGATGATGATGACATGTTCTGTACACCTGAGAAGACGAAGATACTCAGGATTCTGAGGTGCAGGTGTTAGAGACAGCTCCAGAACTCATGGAGAACCAGAGGAAGAGAAGGCGACCTAGGTGGTTCGCTGAGTACactgaaatgaagaagaaggctAGGGCTACTTCGACACTCGTGaatgcggacccacttagagtggtTGATCGGAAGCTACTCAGGATTTTTCACAGTTGGGTACTCGGCCAGATTGGGAACAAGTATCCGAGAAAGTGCTTCACCGGTCGATACGATTCGTCTTGGTTCCTCGAACTACATACTCCGAGGATGTGGCTTGGGAACGATGTAAGTTTTTAAGACTTTTTTACTTCTTTTGCTTTTAAAGACTTTATCtaactcttttttatttaatctctgacatatttaattttcatgttttagCATTTGGATGCAGCATTCCATTTGATGAGGAGGCGACAACACTTTTATCCAGAGGTCTACCCAAATAGATGTGTCATCATGCCGTGTATTTTCCCAGCAGGAGTTATTGCTCGGTGGGAAGCTGCGGGTGATGACCAGGCTAACTATCAGTGGGATGAGAGCATATTAGATTTGATTCGAGGGGATGAAGGTCAATTCTTGGCCAGTTGGAAGAATAAGGAGAGAATATATATGGCCCTCTACTTCGATAGTGCAAAGCATTGGGTGACGCTAGAGGTAGATCTGGATCATTAGTTGTTGAACATATTTGACTCGAGTCTCGGATCGATTTCCCCGAACGAATTGAAGAGTCACCTGGCAATGTGGGAAAAATTACTACCAACTTTGATGCTGCAGGCTGGCCTATTCGAGACTCATGACATGATCCTCGTGCCTCAACTTACCGCCTCAGAGAGCCAGGTCAGAAATTTCACTTCAAAAGTCATGGACCGGGGCGTTGTTCGACAGACAAAGACAAGGTAACTTAATtacaattgatttttttgttatttaacttgaatttaatttgcatacttttatttatttactttttattgtctcATACAGCGGTGACTGCGGGATGTATGTGATAGAGCACATCGAGCATAGTATGCTAGAGACTACGTTTGATAATGTGCACGATGACAATATGAAGAAATTTAGAGAGCGGTGGTATGTAGATTTGTTTTACCATAATTTAGCATGAacaaatgtgtttttttttatttggtatttattaagataacaatgtaactagtttttttattggtatgtttatgtttttttaagaGTTCATACAAATTTTACGCCTTTCTTTCAtgcaacaaattataataattatgtaaacataaaatatcacaaattctaATGTTTAAAATTGTCCAACATTAATTCAATAACAATACATAATAGTCCAACACATCACGatacaaataaactaaaatagcaTTTTTAACCTCGGTAGTTGCAAGTGCTTCTGTTGTGCCCCTTGGCACCGCACTTGCTACAATTTCGTGATTTGATAATCCTTTCACCGTTACAAGCAGTTCGGTTGTTCTTAATTCTTCCAACCTTTTGCTTCTTGGGTCGCCCTACTGGTTGCTTCTCAACAGGCACTCCAACTGTCATGTTCTTGATGTCATCAGGCAattcccaatcatcctcgtcaccaactGGCATAATTGTTCCTTTATATGTCCTCCTCCAATATTCAGTCGTGTAATATGGCGAGCATAGTTTGTACACGCTAATACTTCGCTCCTGAGATGCAGCACATGCATGAGGACAAGGAAACTTCATGCACTGGAACAAGCCGCAAGTACAAGTATGTTCCTGCAAGTCCACTACGCCACCGGTCATAACTGTTCCTCCAGGGTGAACCTGCAACGTGTAAGGCCCGCATGAGTCAACATTCAAATACTGatctttttcaaaatgcaatgtcAAGTCTtcctccatttctggtgctaggGGTTTCGTCCACTTGTCAGCGTTTTCTTTTCGTGAAGCAAACCACTTTTGGACTTTGGACTTCAGGAATGCTATAGCATCAGTGATCGGGAAGcctcttgcatccttagttGTGTTGTTGAAGCTCTCAGCCCAGTTGCTCGTCATTACATTGTAACGTACCCCTGGAAAGTACAACTGGACCCATTTTTCAAATCCAATTTCCTCAAGATATTGTACAACCGCAGGATTCATGGCCCGAATGTTCTCAAATTCTCTGTGAAACTCTGATCTTGAATACGTGTAGGCACACgtgtaaatgtgattcgtgaagacgtcagtcttgaacttgtggttGACGTTCATAATAATGTGGTGGTAGCATGCACCGTGGTGTGCATCAAAGAACACGATATCCAAAGCACGAACAATGTTTTGATGCCTATGCGAAACAAAAGCTAAGTTCTCAACATCACCAatcgtttctttcaattttctcataaaataggtCTAGGAATTGTGGTTTTCACTGTCAACTATAGCAAAAGCTATCGAAAAGATATGACTCCCTGCATCCAAAGCCACTGCACACAACATTTGCCCACCATACCTAGTCTTCAAGAAAGACCCATCAACGCATACAATAGGTCGACAAAACCTAAACCCCCGAATAGAAGGACCTAGAGAGAAGAAACAATACTTGAAGCGACATTCTTCTACCACAAAATCCGTGATGGTACCTGGATTTCTCAACTGTAGCATGTGCAAGTAACTATGTAATTTCGAGTACGAATCTTCAGGTGTACCCCGAGCTAGGTGTAGTGCCTTCTCTCTGCACCTCCATGCCTTTTCATAACTCATTTGGATCCCGTAAtccttgtgcatactttttcttaTATCAGAGGCCAAGTGATCCGAGCCGTCAGTTGCGAACTTTATCTAGGGGttttcattggatcacatccaatatttttaggcctatccagatccgatccaatcatatattggatgttagattttaccatccgatccaatccaattaatttcgtcatccaatcgatccaacatccattggatgttggattagatcggttctatccattggatgtatttcatatatatttatttatttaatttaggtttatccaatattttagacctagtattttttggatcggattggatccatccaatattttagatccagtatgtattggatcggactggatccatccaatccaagaaaaaaagagtaaaattttaatgttaattttcatatatacatatagatttgacgtataacaatataaaatctaattactcatccaaactaaatgaaaatactaattagtttgattggatgttggatgtattggatttttagacaccccatccaccatccgatccgatccaattagatatttaaaaataacatccaatccgatccgaacACAATTGGACATCCAATGTTTGGcggtcggttgtaattggatcggtcggttcaCATTGGATTTGATCGATTTCTGCACACCCCTAGAACTtatctaggggtgttcattggatcacatccaatatttttaggcctatccagatccgattcaatcatatattggatgttagattttaccatccgatccaatctaattaatttcgtcatccaatcgatccaacatccattggatgttggattggatcggttctatccattggatgtatttcatatatatatttatttatttaatttaggtttatccaatattttagacctagtattttttggatcggattggatccatccaatattttagatccagtatgtattggatcggactggatccatccaatccaagaaaaaaagagtaaaattttaatgttaattttcatatatacatatagatttgacgtataacaatataaaatctaattactcatccaaactaaatgaaaatactaattagtttgattggatgttggatgtattggatttttagacaacccatccaccatccgatccgatccaattggatatttaaaaataacatccaatccgatccgaacACAATTGGACATCCAATGTTTGGcggtcggttgtaattggatcggtcggttcatattagattggatcgatttctgcacacccctaaacttatccttaattagaTGGGCAACTATTAAAGGTGGTGCTTGACGGTTATCTTTTCCTCGAAGATCAAGGGAACATGTATGTACATTATGAAATGTACTCACCTCAAACATGTTAGAAAGTACGTTCTTCTTCGCTCTTAATCTCCATCCACAATCTGTATCCTTACATGTGACGTACCAAATATCAGTACCAGACTTCCTAACGTAGTAGTCAAACCCTTTCTTCATTGCATACAGGCCAACAACCATCTTTAAATGCTCTTTGTCTCTAAAAAACTTTCCCACATGTAACTCACCGCCTGGTGTGCCACCCGTAGATATATAATGACTATGATCCTCGATGTCTTCTCTTGTATACATTTTCTCCTTGAATTTATCGTAACTTgtcgaagaagaaaatggatcgCTCCATCCAGTCACATTGGTCCCTCGAGCATCAGTAGGACCACTAATATCATTGGTCTCTCTACCATTATTAGGACTTGTACTGTCAGTAGTTCCTCTAGCATGACTGGTTTCGCCTGGACGACTACTACTAGTACCAGGTGTTTGGCAATTTTCTCTACGGGGCATTCTATTCCGTGTCGGTGGCCTCAGTGGTATTTGGTACGATAGTGGAGTCAAGTCCAAAGGTACAACAGCAGGGGCCTCTGTACCTTGGTCGTCTCTTACGCCATCATTGCTCTCAACATAACATTCTGGGTCTGGACCATTAAAAAAACCATCGATGAACGGCATTTGTGCTACAATATCAGCACTCGACATCATAGTATTTAATTCAGGTAATACATCTGCAACCAACACCTctggatttgtttc from Cannabis sativa cultivar Pink pepper isolate KNU-18-1 chromosome 4, ASM2916894v1, whole genome shotgun sequence carries:
- the LOC133036709 gene encoding uncharacterized protein LOC133036709, producing the protein MENQRKRRRPRWFAEYTEMKKKARATSTLVNADPLRVVDRKLLRIFHSWVLGQIGNKYPRKCFTGRYDSSWFLELHTPRMWLGNDHLDAAFHLMRRRQHFYPEVYPNRCVIMPCIFPAGVIARWEAAGDDQANYQWDESILDLIRGDEGQFLASWKNKERIYMALYFDSAKHWVTLEVDLDH
- the LOC133036842 gene encoding uncharacterized protein LOC133036842; translated protein: MVNWESKPNTTLGKDEVTRLFAKNLTVYSMLCPRPNEIEFVSYITGGQPPLFVDLEELVLGEDGQPTQDALRSQAEKLASTLEERAEATRIFKDSTPPPPSPPRAPPAVPDGSGVDPSAASVPDECGVDPLAASQDPPVPPSASIPSTSEARDPVYPAILARLETVERGQIALREGQAALLRGQKAIMDQLKTIMTLLQDPGRPAADSQPQPQPQPHTVREARPPKMTSFSQMITNRMMMTCSVHLRRRRYSGF
- the LOC133036843 gene encoding uncharacterized protein LOC133036843; this translates as MRKLKETIGDVENLAFVSHRHQNIVRALDIVFFDAHHGACYHHIIMNVNHKFKTDVFTNHIYTCAYTYSRSEFHREFENIRAMNPAVVQYLEEIGFEKWVQLYFPGVRYNVMTSNWAESFNNTTKDARGFPITDAIAFLKSKVQKWFASRKENADKWTKPLAPEMEEDLTLHFEKDQYLNVDSCGPYTLQVHPGGTVMTGGVVDLQEHTCTCGLFQCMKFPCPHACAASQERSISVYKLCSPYYTTEYWRRTYKGTIMPVGDEDDWELPDDIKNMTVGVPVEKQPVGRPKKQKVGRIKNNRTACNGERIIKSRNCSKCGAKGHNRSTCNYRG